The Chryseobacterium suipulveris genome window below encodes:
- a CDS encoding HlyD family efflux transporter periplasmic adaptor subunit has protein sequence MFNQGVIAAMELENEKTKFLQAEQNLKNINITLSQMQEAVSNLNKTKSGASINTEKDKITYSSQTLQLFEQLRKSLRQWEQNYLIISSTEGVVSFQQFWGENQFVKPGDIVMSVLPNDKELVVGRMLIPSVNSGKVKPNQKVLVKLDNYRYQEYGIVEGKVQNISLTPDDKGNYYVDVLLPKGLRTSFGKKLPFDRELKGSAEIVTEDLRLIERFFYQIRKLLGYQA, from the coding sequence TTGTTCAATCAAGGTGTAATTGCCGCGATGGAACTAGAAAATGAAAAAACAAAATTTCTACAGGCAGAACAAAATTTGAAAAATATCAATATAACATTGTCACAGATGCAGGAAGCGGTTTCAAATCTAAATAAAACCAAAAGCGGTGCATCAATAAATACTGAGAAAGATAAGATTACATACAGCTCCCAAACGCTCCAATTATTTGAACAGCTAAGAAAATCACTGAGACAATGGGAACAAAATTATCTCATTATTTCTTCTACTGAAGGAGTAGTTAGTTTCCAACAATTTTGGGGCGAGAACCAATTTGTAAAACCCGGTGATATTGTGATGTCTGTTCTACCCAATGATAAGGAATTAGTTGTTGGTCGGATGTTGATTCCATCAGTGAATTCCGGTAAAGTTAAACCAAATCAAAAGGTTTTAGTAAAGCTTGATAATTACCGATACCAAGAATATGGAATCGTTGAAGGCAAGGTCCAAAACATTTCTCTTACTCCAGATGATAAAGGGAACTATTATGTTGACGTTTTGCTTCCAAAAGGATTGCGGACTTCTTTTGGGAAAAAGTTGCCATTTGACAGAGAGCTCAAAGGAAGTGCCGAGATTGTCACCGAGGATTTAAGGCTAATTGAAAGGTTTTTCTATCAAATTAGGAAATTGTTGGGGTATCAAGCTTGA
- a CDS encoding relaxase/mobilization nuclease domain-containing protein, with amino-acid sequence MIVKIIPASGSDFHGVQYNDKKMEKGTGELMLMKNFPSFINGESSPEQVRDYFKSISKNEKVKKPQFHAVISAKYQNHGKEEITEIAKDFMQEMGYGKQPFIVVYHSDTENNHVHIVSTRVDKQTGKKINDSYERLKAQKALADTLEKRYGVSSEEKLEKLLNYQIASLSQLELLLERSGFKLTKDTNDENDFSILKNGVKLKTIHGNQISFTPNSDNGRMRQLKAILSKYKDLCSNKVFKVEDRRAQESLLPEERHSDHWKPKIEFESELQKKLRDIYGLDVVFHHKDGQKPFGYSIIDHKSGKVFKGSEIMKMDDLFEMTDEKIDKKLFESLKDYNLADSFSKQILMEHLKRQNPENAIIEFMLFESKKIKNREVFNAIKNEVKDYVETQNNKDVHLIKSEDGKYYAVHSKLHYVGSLENLIGENAYQKFLNPSKELTPESRDENLSKELDRTIDDLIFQFTKPSGGTGRDPAEEELRKRRKNKKRT; translated from the coding sequence ATGATTGTCAAGATTATTCCTGCTTCAGGCTCGGATTTTCACGGCGTTCAGTACAACGACAAAAAGATGGAGAAAGGAACAGGAGAACTGATGCTGATGAAAAACTTTCCCTCCTTCATCAATGGGGAAAGCAGTCCGGAGCAGGTTCGGGACTACTTCAAATCCATTTCAAAAAATGAGAAGGTAAAGAAACCACAGTTCCACGCCGTCATTTCTGCAAAATATCAGAATCATGGCAAGGAAGAAATCACCGAAATCGCCAAAGACTTCATGCAGGAAATGGGCTACGGAAAACAGCCGTTCATAGTTGTTTACCACAGCGACACCGAGAACAACCACGTCCATATCGTCTCCACAAGGGTTGACAAGCAGACCGGAAAGAAAATCAACGACAGTTACGAACGCTTGAAAGCCCAAAAAGCATTGGCAGATACACTAGAAAAACGATACGGAGTAAGTTCCGAGGAAAAATTAGAAAAACTGCTAAACTATCAAATTGCTTCACTCAGCCAACTGGAACTCCTGCTTGAAAGAAGCGGGTTCAAACTAACTAAAGACACAAATGATGAAAATGACTTTTCCATTCTGAAGAACGGGGTAAAACTTAAAACCATCCACGGTAACCAAATCAGTTTTACCCCCAATTCGGACAACGGACGAATGAGACAGCTGAAAGCCATTTTGAGCAAATACAAAGACCTCTGTTCCAATAAAGTCTTCAAGGTAGAGGACAGAAGGGCGCAGGAATCACTGCTACCGGAAGAAAGGCACAGCGACCATTGGAAACCCAAGATAGAGTTCGAGAGCGAGCTCCAGAAAAAATTGCGGGACATCTACGGACTGGATGTGGTCTTCCACCACAAGGACGGACAGAAACCCTTCGGATACAGCATCATCGACCACAAATCGGGAAAGGTGTTCAAGGGAAGTGAGATCATGAAGATGGACGACCTGTTTGAGATGACCGATGAGAAAATTGACAAGAAACTTTTTGAAAGTCTAAAGGACTATAATCTGGCGGACAGTTTTTCAAAACAAATATTAATGGAGCATCTGAAACGCCAGAATCCCGAAAACGCTATAATAGAATTTATGCTTTTCGAGTCTAAGAAAATAAAGAACAGGGAGGTTTTCAACGCCATAAAAAACGAGGTAAAGGATTATGTCGAAACACAGAATAACAAGGATGTCCACCTCATAAAATCGGAAGATGGAAAATATTATGCCGTCCACTCCAAACTGCATTATGTGGGTTCATTGGAAAACTTAATTGGAGAGAATGCCTATCAAAAATTCCTCAATCCAAGCAAAGAATTGACACCGGAAAGTAGAGATGAAAATCTTTCCAAGGAACTGGATAGAACCATAGACGACCTGATTTTCCAATTCACCAAACCGTCGGGAGGAACAGGGAGAGACCCTGCCGAAGAAGAGTTAAGAAAAAGACGCAAAAATAAAAAAAGAACATAA
- a CDS encoding ParA family protein encodes MIITFATQKGGTGKTTLAIAFANYLSRISTRKIKVFDFDYQKSFFNKWREDADSELPKLYEVEVIGEDDDEPPFEDLEQVVDLKESKDLFLFDLAGTLDQRYSDVLVYSDFIIIPFEYSDVSVKSTLVFKNLLGLLESEAERIFIRSKYDKGYKYLNQKEMDIELAKYGTLLENPVFKRNCLQTIDTRKLTYEQKYAVKKPFDEIIQQISEVKKVAL; translated from the coding sequence ATGATCATCACATTTGCCACCCAAAAAGGCGGAACAGGGAAAACCACCCTCGCCATCGCATTCGCCAACTATCTCTCCAGAATTTCTACAAGGAAGATCAAGGTGTTTGATTTCGACTACCAAAAATCCTTCTTCAACAAATGGAGGGAGGATGCGGACTCGGAACTGCCCAAACTCTACGAGGTGGAAGTCATTGGCGAAGATGACGATGAGCCGCCTTTCGAGGACTTGGAACAGGTTGTCGACCTGAAAGAAAGCAAAGACCTGTTCCTGTTCGATCTGGCGGGAACACTGGACCAGAGATACAGCGATGTTTTGGTGTACAGCGACTTCATCATCATTCCCTTTGAGTATTCCGATGTGTCCGTAAAATCAACCTTGGTATTCAAAAATCTTCTGGGTTTGTTGGAAAGCGAGGCGGAAAGAATCTTCATCCGCTCCAAATACGACAAGGGCTACAAATATCTCAACCAAAAGGAAATGGATATCGAGTTGGCAAAATACGGAACTCTACTAGAAAATCCCGTGTTCAAGAGAAACTGCCTCCAAACCATCGACACGAGAAAACTCACCTACGAGCAAAAATACGCCGTAAAGAAGCCGTTCGACGAAATTATACAGCAGATCAGCGAGGTCAAAAAAGTTGCGCTTTAA
- a CDS encoding DUF4134 domain-containing protein, whose product MMKNFIRKNVTKKKVLTLALVMLAMTPMLAQGGATAISNAASDIKDYWDPIKLILKAVGGLVGFIGGLRVYNKWTNGDQDVNKEILGYGGAMIFLIVVPEFVTAFFA is encoded by the coding sequence ATGATGAAAAATTTTATCAGAAAAAACGTGACAAAAAAGAAAGTTCTAACCCTTGCCTTGGTGATGCTGGCAATGACCCCGATGCTTGCGCAGGGCGGAGCGACCGCCATCTCCAATGCCGCTTCCGACATTAAGGACTATTGGGACCCCATCAAGCTGATATTAAAGGCAGTCGGTGGACTCGTAGGATTTATCGGAGGATTGAGGGTGTACAACAAATGGACGAACGGCGACCAGGATGTCAACAAAGAAATCCTCGGCTACGGCGGTGCGATGATCTTCCTTATCGTGGTTCCGGAATTTGTAACCGCATTCTTTGCTTAA